From one Acidobacteriota bacterium genomic stretch:
- a CDS encoding bifunctional riboflavin kinase/FAD synthetase yields MNIFHDIEHAELQRPTVTTLGVFDGLHLGHQAIVRMVVERALLRGVTPTLITFDPHPRQVLRPDTAPPLLQTFNQKMEGLRLLGLQQVVVLNFTPELAALSAEEFVQRFICDALQAREVYLGKGFAFGHQRRGNIELLLQLSQRLGFHAAEVPEVQLRQQRISSTQVRRLLQAGRVNVARRMLGRPYGIEGVVTRGHGIGKQLLYPTANLALENRVLPADGVYVTLTLVDGVWRRSVTNIGKRPTFGGEVASKVETHLIDFDSDLYDQTIRVRMLHRLRGEKKFNGIEELKAQIGRDRDRAVRYFESALVQRNLSFS; encoded by the coding sequence ATGAATATCTTCCACGACATTGAGCACGCAGAATTGCAGCGCCCGACGGTGACGACGTTGGGCGTCTTCGATGGTTTGCATTTGGGCCATCAGGCCATCGTGCGAATGGTCGTCGAGCGCGCGTTGCTGCGGGGTGTGACGCCGACGCTGATTACGTTTGATCCGCATCCGCGTCAGGTGCTGCGGCCCGATACGGCGCCACCGCTGTTGCAGACCTTCAACCAAAAGATGGAAGGCTTGCGGCTGCTCGGCTTGCAACAGGTCGTCGTGCTCAACTTCACGCCGGAGTTGGCAGCGCTCTCTGCCGAAGAGTTTGTGCAACGCTTTATCTGCGATGCCCTGCAAGCGCGCGAAGTTTATCTGGGCAAAGGCTTCGCGTTTGGGCACCAACGGCGCGGCAATATCGAATTGTTGCTGCAACTCAGCCAGCGCCTCGGCTTTCACGCCGCCGAAGTCCCCGAAGTGCAATTGCGCCAGCAGCGCATCAGTTCGACGCAAGTGCGCCGCCTGTTGCAAGCGGGCCGTGTCAACGTCGCGCGCCGCATGTTGGGCCGCCCCTACGGCATCGAAGGCGTCGTCACGCGCGGCCACGGCATCGGCAAACAACTGCTCTATCCCACGGCCAACCTGGCGCTCGAAAATCGCGTGCTCCCGGCGGATGGCGTTTACGTCACGCTGACGCTGGTGGACGGCGTCTGGCGGCGCAGCGTGACGAACATCGGCAAACGCCCGACCTTTGGCGGCGAGGTGGCATCGAAGGTCGAGACGCACCTCATTGATTTTGACAGCGATCTCTATGACCAAACGATTCGCGTGCGTATGCTGCATCGCTTGCGCGGCGAAAAGAAATTCAACGGCATCGAGGAATTAAAAGCACAGATCGGGCGCGACCGCGACCGCGCGGTGCGCTATTTTGAGTCGGCGCTGGTGCAACGAAATCTGAGCTTTTCGTGA
- a CDS encoding alpha/beta fold hydrolase codes for MIETVAPPYHQNLFQTFTARLAARPFIAPLALRNAHAMTILGSKRPRRFALNAQPAERRVFRTEAHTTVVAYCHWQPQRLAAPTLLVIHGLEGSAEASYVLGVADKAFAAGFNVLRFNVRNCGGTIHLTPTLYHSGLTTDLHHVTRELIEEDGLPQLFLTGFSMGGNQALKFAGELGAAAPPQLRGVVAISPPIDLEQCSRAIMRRENMIYELRFLRSLRRTLRAKARLFPGVYDITPLKTIRHLWDWDEAYQHHNGFDGARGYYQHASALPHLPNIQVPALIITAQDDPFIPYASFSDARLTGNPNVHLVGTPHGGHVAFCGIKQPDEDRAWAENRAVEFCRLISAGV; via the coding sequence TCATCGCTCCGCTGGCGCTGCGCAACGCCCACGCGATGACCATCCTCGGTTCCAAACGCCCGCGCCGTTTTGCCTTGAATGCACAACCCGCCGAACGGCGCGTCTTTCGCACCGAAGCGCACACGACGGTCGTGGCCTATTGCCACTGGCAACCGCAGCGCTTGGCCGCGCCGACCCTGTTGGTCATTCACGGGCTGGAAGGTTCCGCCGAGGCGAGCTACGTACTGGGGGTGGCCGACAAAGCCTTTGCCGCCGGCTTCAACGTGCTGCGCTTCAACGTGCGCAATTGTGGCGGCACAATTCATTTGACGCCGACGCTTTATCATTCGGGGCTGACGACGGATTTGCATCATGTGACGCGCGAATTGATCGAAGAGGACGGCTTGCCGCAACTGTTTCTGACGGGCTTCTCGATGGGCGGCAATCAGGCGCTGAAATTCGCGGGCGAGTTGGGCGCAGCCGCCCCGCCGCAATTGCGCGGCGTCGTGGCCATCAGTCCGCCGATTGATTTGGAGCAGTGTTCACGGGCGATTATGCGCCGCGAGAATATGATTTATGAGTTGCGCTTTCTGCGCAGCCTGCGCCGCACGCTGCGCGCCAAGGCGCGGCTCTTTCCCGGCGTCTATGACATCACGCCGCTAAAAACGATCAGGCACCTGTGGGATTGGGATGAAGCGTACCAGCATCACAACGGCTTTGACGGCGCACGGGGCTATTACCAGCACGCCAGCGCTTTGCCGCACTTGCCCAATATCCAAGTGCCCGCGCTGATCATCACCGCGCAAGACGATCCATTCATTCCTTACGCTTCCTTCAGTGATGCGCGGTTGACGGGCAATCCCAACGTGCATCTGGTGGGCACACCGCATGGCGGGCACGTGGCCTTTTGCGGAATCAAGCAGCCGGACGAAGATCGCGCCTGGGCCGAGAATCGCGCCGTCGAGTTTTGCCGGTTGATTAGCGCAGGTGTGTGA